GTTATTCTAATTTGCTTCAAGCATTAGTTATACCGAACATATTGCTTGATTGTAGCAGTCCATAACTTCTGTCCTAACATAATGTTTTGCTTTGATTTGCAAAGGCAAAATAACTCTCCCAGTTATGCCTAGAATTTTATGTGCAGGTTACATGTACAATAAGTATGGTTTGTTAGACTTTGGAGATACATATTTTTCACACTTATTGAAACTAAATTAAGTACTGCCAATTATAGTACTCAGTTTTTGTAGAATTTGTTTTCTAGGACAATTTATCTGCAAGATAAATTgcatttgcctcccccccccccccccctgaactctCAAAGACTCACAACTtacccttacagctttacttctgccagaacatcccttaccttccaaatttcactgaaGTTCCCCTGCATACCTTGCAGTACTATCACTCCTGGAGCAAATAATATTGTGGCCACAACCAGGGAATTGTTTTCAGAGTGAATTTTCACTGCGCTGTGGAATGTACTCTAATTTGAAACTTTCTGgtggattaggaagggaaaaaggtattggtggaagtaaatTTGTGACGGTGAGTCAGTCTTGGATAGCACAGCCTATAGAGAACTTGCTCACAAAGGCCAAAGGTCCCAGGTATGAGTCTGGTgatgagttttaatctgccaggaagttacaaatcaGCAAAGActttgttgcagagtgaaaattcattctggaaattattCAATATTTACATTTTGTTTCTCTTTGTTTTCGCTTTAACACCATCGACTTTCCAATTTCAGATACGCATAATATCTGCTGGTGAGGGAAAATGTCTGGCAGAATTCACTGTTGCACAAGAACATCAGAATGCGGGTGGTACACTGCATGGTGGATTCACAGCAACATTGGTTGACCAGATTTCGACATATGCTTTAATGACATATGGAAAAGGCGTGCCAGGTGTTTCTGTAAACATCAATGTGAGGTAATGCACAGCAGGCTCTTTATCATTTGATTCATAATCTAGTTGTAATACTTTTCAATTTATAGTGGGGGTATGCCTGGGACATCATTGTTTCTTTTCCAGTGTTTTGACTAGATGCCGTATGGCTGTTGTAATGGAAACTCAGTCTGACCACTGAGCCCAATGCTATTCCTTTTTATGTCCAGGACACAGTTTGTTGTAAAGCCAAAGCTGCAAAAGATAGTAAAATGTCTTCTAAATCATTCATAAATAAATTAGCCACCAGAGGTGAAACAGTATTTCCCATGGCGCACCATGCCTATAATTCAGCTGCTTTTAATTGTTGGCCATTACAGTTCTGCTTTATTATTAGGAAGCTCTGATGTGGTTTCTCTATTTCATTAGTTATTAGATGTTCCGTATGTGACTTTCACAATACCCATTATGGTGTACAACTGTTAACTGAGCAAAAGATTGCATAGGCAGTTTAAAAAAACAGAATCTTGTTACCTGTTGGCCATTTATGGGTTTCTTATTAACTGCTTGTTTCTATTTGAGAACTCTTCCGTGGTACAGAAGAAGTTATTAAGGAAAGATAACTTTATATTTGAAAatgcttctgcttcttcttctcctgATATTATCACATTGAAACCACAATCTGAAGGCAGGGTTGTGAGTGAAGTATAAC
This DNA window, taken from Schistocerca piceifrons isolate TAMUIC-IGC-003096 chromosome 4, iqSchPice1.1, whole genome shotgun sequence, encodes the following:
- the LOC124796373 gene encoding acyl-coenzyme A thioesterase 13-like isoform X2; this encodes MRTPIRIISAGEGKCLAEFTVAQEHQNAGGTLHGGFTATLVDQISTYALMTYGKGVPGVSVNINVSYMKAASAGEEVIIDAQTLRAGKTLAFLEVDLKKKATGELIAKGSHTKFIGF